One segment of Neodiprion fabricii isolate iyNeoFabr1 chromosome 1, iyNeoFabr1.1, whole genome shotgun sequence DNA contains the following:
- the LOC124187853 gene encoding uncharacterized protein LOC124187853: MYKVLVLVFAVVAVTALPASNEKNGNEDDPMATMYSDCLKKESVSCIKYKVFSFVDKMLADKDDITLSDGVTVIKTSNAEEGAPRHIEGTDIDTLLFDRLGRFLRTHTVKVDLKGSDILGVVESAGRSLEDISDSVGDARGKKKKAAKILGPLLMIMALKMAALIPLAMGAIALIAGKALLIGKIALLISAIIGLKKLLGGQQKTVTYEVVSHPHHSSSHVSHDDPHGGGGGGYSSGPDFGGYGGGGGGSSGHGWARSLPQDVETAQDIAYRAYVPQPARYRSSSRMGHFPRYVVLALFIAIASARSPELDGNSIEDSGRSSNGVFGDIQYVYQIYKECSSADLSSCLKLKLIGAMDRISRSLDINLSDGITLTKDNGLDAEPLTKSEQEIEADLPRALEEKEDALNSIILDKVVNFFRSHTLKLKLPNIDELQRSFTEEGRKKKKMGELMAIPLLIGGTLIPLALGALALLAGKALIVSKLALVLASIIGLKKLVSGGGDGGGHEVVQVAGGHGSSGWARSSHDIAYSAYKPHSA; the protein is encoded by the exons ATGTACAAAGTCTTAGTGCTAGTTTTTGCGGTTGTGGCCGTCACGGCTCTGCCAGCAAGCAatgaaaaaaacggaaacgaaGATGATCCGATGGCAACCATGTACTCCGACTGTCTCAAGAAGGAATCGGTCAGCTGTATCAAGTACAAGGTCTTCAGCTTTGTTGACAAGATGCTTGCCGACAAGGATGACATCACCTTAAGTGACGGGGTCACCGTGATCAAAACTTCGAATGCTGAAGAGGGTGCTCCAAG GCACATCGAAGGAACTGACATCGATACCTTGCTCTTTGACCGGCTGGGAAGATTTTTGAGAACGCATACCGTTAAGGTTGACCTTAAGGGCAGTGATATCCTCGGAGTCGTTGAGTCGGCCGGCCGCAGTCTGGAAGACATCAGCGACAGCGTTGGTGATGCCCGTGGAAAAAAGA AGAAGGCTGCGAAAATTCTTGGACCACTTCTCATGATCATGGCCTTGAAAATGGCGGCTCTGATCCCATTGGCGATGGGCGCAATTGCTCTGATCGCTGGTAAAGCTCTCCTTATCGGCAAGATTGCTCTTCTCATATCGGCCATAATTGGCTTGAAGAAGCTTCTGGGTGGTCAGCAGAAGACGGTCACGTACGAGGTAGTTTCTCATCCTCATCACAGCAGCTCACACGTAAGTCACGACGATCCTCAcggcggtggcggcggcggATATAGCAGTGGTCCCGACTTTGGAGGATATGGCGGAGGTGGTGGTGGCAGCAGTGGCCACGGATGGGCCAGAAGTCTTCCTCAGGATGTTGAGACCGCGCAAGATATCGCTTACCGCGCGTACGTCCCTCAGCCTGCGC GTTATCGCTCATCGTCAAGGATGGGGCACTTTCCGCGCTACGTCGTCCTCGCTCTCTTCATTGCGATAGCATCAGCACGATCACCAGAACTGGATGGCAACTCGATCGAAGATTCAGGGAGGTCTTCAAACGGCGTATTCGGTGACATTCAATATGTGTACCAAATATACAAGGAGTGCTCCTCGGCTGACCTCAGCTCTTGCCTCAAACTGAAGCTGATCGGTGCAATGGATAGAATCTCCAGGAGCTTGGACATTAATCTGTCAGACGGCATCACTTTGACCAAAGACAACGGATTGGACGCGGAGCCGTTGACGAAATCCGAACAGGAAATTGAAGCAGATCTTCCCAGAGCACTCGAGGAGAAAGAAGATGCCCTCAATTCCATAATCCTCGACAAGGTTGTAAACTTCTTCCGAAGCCACACCCTCAAGCTAAAGTTACCGAACATCGATGAGCTCCAGAGGAGCTTTACAGAGGAGG GTcgtaagaagaagaagatgggTGAACTGATGGCCATCCCCTTGCTCATCGGCGGCACGCTGATACCATTGGCTCTAGGTGCTCTAGCTTTACTTGCCGGAAAGGCTTTAATTGTCAGTAAACTCGCCCTCGTTCTTGCATCCATTATTGGCCTGAAGAAGCTCGTCTCCGGCGGCGGTGATGGCGGTGGCCACGAAGTTGTGCAAGTAGCTGGAGGTCATGGTTCCAGTGGGTGGGCAAGATCGAGCCATGACATCGCCTACTCAGCGTACAAGCCGCATTCCGCCTAG